The Papio anubis isolate 15944 chromosome 1, Panubis1.0, whole genome shotgun sequence genome window below encodes:
- the LOC101024622 gene encoding olfactory receptor 10K2: MSMERVNETVVREFIFLSFSSVARLQQLLFVIFLLLYLFTLGINAIIISTILLDRALHIPMYFFLAILSCSEICYTFVIVPKMLVDLLAQRKTISFLGCAIQMFSFLFLGCSHSFLLAVMGYDRYVAICNPLRYSVLMGHGMCMGLVAAACACGFTVAQIITSLVFHLPFYSSNQLHHFFCDISPVLRLASHHNHFSQIVIFMLCTLVLAIPLLLILVSYVHIISAILQFPSTLVRYKAYSTCVSHLIIVTVHYGCASFIYLRPQSNYSSSQDALISVSYTIITPLFNPMIYSLRNKEFKSALCRIVRRTISLS; the protein is encoded by the coding sequence ATGTCCATGGAGCGGGTCAATGAGACTGTGGTGAGAGAGTTCATCTTCCTCAGCTTCTCATCCGTggccaggctgcagcagctgcttTTTGTTATCTTCCTGCTCCTCTACCTGTTCACTCTGGGCATCAATGCAATCATCATTTCCACCATCTTGCTGGACAGAGCCCTTCATATCCCCATGTACTTCTTCCTTGCCATCCTCTCCTGCTCTGAGATTTGCTACACCTTCGTCATTGTACCCAAGATGCTGGTTGACCTGCTGGCCCAGAGGAAGACCATTTCTTTCCTGGGCTGTGCCatccaaatgttttctttcctcttccttggcTGCTCTCACTCCTTCCTGCTGGCAGTCATGGGTTATGATCGTTATGTGGCCATCTGTAACCCACTGCGCTACTCAGTGCTCATGGGACATGGGATGTGTATGGGACTAGTGGCTGCTGCCTGTGCCTGTGGCTTCACTGTTGCACAGATCATCACATCCTTGGTATTTCACCTGCCCTTTTATTCCTCCAATCAACTACATCACTTCTTCTGCGACATCTCTCCTGTCCTCAGGCTGGCATCTCACCATAACCACTTTAGTCAGATTGTCATCTTCATGCTGTGTACGTTGGTCCTGGCTATCCCCTTATTGTTGATCTTGGTGTCCTATGTTCACATCATCTCTGCCATACTTCAGTTTCCTTCCACGTTGGTTAGGTATAAAGCTTATTCTACCTGTGTATCTCACCTCATTATTGTCACTGTCCACTATGGCTGTGCCTCCTTTATCTACTTAAGGCCTCAGTCCAACTACTCCTCAAGCCAGGATGCTCTAATATCAGTATCCTACACTATTATAACTCCATTGTTCAACCCAATGATTTATAGCTTGAGAAATAAAGAGTTCAAATCAGCTCTTTGTAGAATTGTGAGAAGAACAATTTCCCTGTCATAA